Proteins encoded within one genomic window of Glycine soja cultivar W05 chromosome 1, ASM419377v2, whole genome shotgun sequence:
- the LOC114404928 gene encoding probable calcium-binding protein CML25, with the protein MCGPITEDLEYVFKKFDANGDGKISSSELGSIMKSLGQPATEEEVKRMIQEVDANGDGHINLGEFLELNTKGVDPDEVLENLKDAFSIFDVDGNGLITAQELNMVMASLGDACSIDECQKMIAGVDGNGDGMINFEEFQLMMTGNGNGNMNK; encoded by the coding sequence ATGTGCGGCCCCATAACAGAGGACCTCGAATATGTATTCAAGAAGTTCGATGCAAACGGCGACGGCAAAATCTCCTCTTCGGAACTAGGCTCCATCATGAAGAGCCTTGGCCAACCCGCCACCGAAGAAGAGGTCAAGAGGATGATTCAAGAGGTTGACGCCAACGGTGACGGCCACATCAACTTAGGTGAGTTCTTGGAATTGAACACCAAGGGCGTGGACCCCGACGAGGTTTTGGAGAATCTGAAGGACGCTTTTTCCATCTTCGACGTCGACGGTAATGGGTTGATTACCGCCCAAGAACTTAACATGGTCATGGCGAGCCTTGGAGATGCCTGTTCCATTGACGAGTGCCAGAAGATGATCGCCGGCGTCGACGGCAACGGAGACGGCATGATCAATTTCGAAGAGTTTCAGTTGATGATGACCGGAAACGGAAACGGGAACATGAACAAATAA